A portion of the Rhodopseudomonas sp. BAL398 genome contains these proteins:
- a CDS encoding NAD(P)/FAD-dependent oxidoreductase — protein sequence MSIANIGWPDSLWAAVTPPGPELAPLRGAAEADVVVIGAGFTGLSTALHLREAGVDVAIVEAAEPGWGASGRNNGQVIPTLSRPDPEDIVARYGEAGERFVALLRDSASILFDLARRHNIEAEAEQTGWVQPVHSPGRIKIAERRVRQWSKFGAPVELLSRDETSAMMGSDAWYGGFWNRTGGHINPLALARGLARVVLERGGRIYAHSPVTGFTRADGRWIVKTPDGEISARSLILATNAYTGEFSKTLAPDMAAEMMPVRSWQMATQPLSDNVRRSIIPGRQAMSDTHGELYFGRFDARNRFVTGGAIIRPVGQVAALKSRVSARLQRLWPQIGEVRFDYVWNGYVGMTTDFMPRIHKLGPDAFGWTGCNGRAVALSVAIGDELSKAVRGQPASELALPFSEPTPIPGHDWLRPFTPLMLTLYRWRDSREIG from the coding sequence ATGAGCATCGCAAACATTGGCTGGCCGGATTCGCTGTGGGCAGCGGTGACGCCGCCCGGGCCGGAACTGGCGCCGCTGCGGGGCGCCGCGGAGGCCGATGTGGTGGTGATCGGCGCGGGTTTCACCGGCCTGTCCACGGCGCTGCATTTGCGCGAGGCCGGTGTCGACGTCGCCATTGTGGAAGCCGCCGAGCCGGGCTGGGGCGCATCGGGGCGCAACAACGGTCAGGTGATACCGACGCTGTCGCGGCCCGATCCGGAAGACATCGTCGCCAGATATGGCGAGGCGGGCGAGCGCTTCGTCGCGCTGCTGCGCGACAGCGCCTCGATCCTGTTCGATCTGGCGCGCCGCCACAATATCGAGGCCGAGGCCGAGCAGACCGGCTGGGTGCAGCCGGTGCATTCGCCCGGACGAATCAAGATTGCCGAACGCCGGGTCCGGCAATGGTCGAAATTCGGCGCGCCGGTCGAGCTGCTGTCGCGCGACGAAACCAGCGCCATGATGGGGTCGGACGCCTGGTATGGCGGCTTCTGGAACCGGACCGGCGGCCACATCAACCCGCTGGCGCTGGCGCGCGGATTGGCGCGCGTGGTGCTGGAGCGCGGCGGCCGGATCTACGCGCATTCGCCGGTGACCGGCTTTACCCGCGCCGACGGCCGCTGGATCGTCAAGACCCCCGACGGCGAGATCAGCGCGCGGTCGCTGATCCTGGCCACCAATGCCTATACGGGGGAGTTTTCCAAGACGCTGGCGCCCGACATGGCGGCCGAGATGATGCCGGTGCGGTCGTGGCAGATGGCGACGCAGCCTTTGTCCGACAATGTCCGGCGCAGCATCATTCCGGGTCGGCAGGCGATGTCCGACACCCATGGCGAATTGTATTTCGGCCGCTTCGACGCCCGCAACCGCTTCGTCACCGGCGGCGCCATCATCCGTCCGGTCGGGCAGGTGGCAGCGCTGAAAAGCCGGGTGTCGGCCCGGCTGCAGCGGCTGTGGCCGCAGATCGGCGAGGTCCGGTTCGATTATGTCTGGAACGGCTATGTCGGCATGACCACCGATTTCATGCCGCGGATCCACAAGCTTGGCCCCGATGCCTTCGGCTGGACCGGCTGCAACGGCCGCGCGGTGGCGCTGTCGGTTGCGATCGGCGACGAATTGTCCAAGGCGGTGCGCGGTCAGCCGGCCAGCGAGCTGGCATTGCCGTTCAGCGAGCCGACGCCGATTCCCGGCCATGACTGGCTGCGCCCGTTCACGCCCCTGATGCTGACGCTGTATCGCTGGCGCGATTCCCGCGAGATCGGCTGA
- a CDS encoding ABC transporter substrate-binding protein has product MDFSRLEINRRTALLTSAAIAANVINPLRAFAAETPRKGGVFKVHYGAEQRQLNPSIQASTGVYIIGGKIQEALIDLDAAGKPVGVLAESWESSPDGKTITFKLRKGVTWHDGKPFTSADVAFTAMNMWKKILNYGTTLQLFLTSVDTPDAHTAVFNYERPMPLDLLLRALPDLGYVSAKHLYENGDIRQNPVNLAPVGTGPFKFVKYERGQYIIADRNENYWRPNMPYLDRIVWRVITDRSAAAAQLEAGDLHYSPFSGLTISDMARLGKDKRFIVSTKGNEGNARTNTLEFNFRTKELADIKVRRAIAHAINVPFFIDNFLGDFAKLGTGPIPSTSTDFYPGADAPQYPYDKAKANALLDEAGFKKGADGKRFSLRLLPAPWGEDISLWATFVQQSLSEVGIPVEVVRNDGGGFLKQVYSDHAFDLATGWHQYRNDPAVSTTVWYRSGQPAGAPWTNQWGWTDPTIDKIIDSAATELDPVKRKALYADFVTRANTELPVWMPIEQIFVTVISTKARNHSNTPRWGSSTWHDLWLAE; this is encoded by the coding sequence ATGGATTTTTCGCGTCTTGAGATCAATCGCCGCACCGCCTTGCTGACATCGGCCGCCATTGCCGCCAATGTCATCAATCCGTTGCGCGCCTTTGCGGCTGAAACGCCTCGCAAGGGCGGCGTCTTCAAGGTGCATTACGGCGCCGAACAGCGCCAGCTCAACCCCAGCATCCAGGCCTCCACCGGCGTCTACATCATCGGCGGCAAGATCCAGGAGGCGCTGATCGATCTCGACGCCGCCGGCAAGCCGGTCGGCGTGCTGGCCGAGAGCTGGGAGAGTTCGCCCGACGGCAAGACCATCACCTTCAAGCTGCGCAAGGGCGTCACCTGGCACGACGGCAAGCCGTTCACCTCGGCCGACGTCGCCTTCACCGCCATGAACATGTGGAAGAAGATCCTCAATTACGGCACCACGCTGCAGCTGTTCCTGACCTCGGTCGACACCCCCGACGCCCATACGGCAGTGTTCAACTACGAGCGGCCGATGCCGCTCGACCTGCTGCTGCGCGCGCTGCCCGACCTCGGCTATGTCTCCGCCAAGCATCTTTATGAAAATGGCGACATCAGGCAGAACCCGGTCAATCTGGCGCCGGTCGGCACCGGGCCGTTCAAATTCGTCAAATATGAGCGCGGCCAATACATCATCGCCGACCGCAACGAGAATTACTGGCGGCCGAACATGCCCTATCTCGACCGCATCGTCTGGCGGGTGATCACCGATCGCTCCGCGGCGGCGGCGCAGCTCGAGGCCGGCGACCTGCATTACAGCCCGTTTTCGGGCCTGACGATCTCCGACATGGCGCGGCTCGGCAAGGACAAGCGCTTCATCGTCTCCACCAAGGGCAATGAGGGCAACGCCCGCACCAATACGCTGGAGTTCAACTTCCGCACCAAGGAACTGGCCGACATCAAGGTCCGGCGCGCCATCGCCCACGCCATCAACGTGCCGTTCTTCATCGACAATTTTCTCGGCGATTTCGCCAAGCTCGGCACCGGGCCGATTCCGTCGACCTCGACGGATTTCTACCCCGGCGCCGACGCCCCGCAATATCCCTACGACAAGGCCAAGGCCAACGCCCTGCTCGACGAGGCCGGCTTCAAGAAGGGCGCCGACGGCAAGCGCTTCTCGTTGCGGCTGTTGCCGGCGCCCTGGGGCGAGGACATCTCGCTATGGGCGACCTTCGTGCAGCAGTCGCTGTCGGAAGTCGGGATTCCGGTCGAGGTCGTTCGCAATGATGGCGGCGGCTTCCTGAAGCAGGTCTATAGCGACCACGCTTTTGACCTCGCCACCGGCTGGCATCAATATCGCAACGATCCGGCGGTTTCGACCACGGTCTGGTATCGCTCCGGCCAGCCCGCCGGCGCGCCCTGGACCAACCAATGGGGCTGGACCGACCCGACCATCGACAAGATCATCGATTCCGCCGCCACCGAGCTCGATCCGGTCAAGCGCAAGGCGCTGTATGCCGATTTCGTCACGCGGGCGAATACCGAATTGCCGGTGTGGATGCCGATCGAGCAGATTTTCGTCACCGTGATCAGCACCAAGGCGCGCAACCATTCGAATACGCCGCGCTGGGGCTCCTCGACCTGGCACGATCTTTGGCTGGCCGAATAG
- a CDS encoding YeeE/YedE family protein, with the protein MQNASAWMLALAGFGIGTAAGFFVRHARLCSFGAIEDALMGGDTRRLRIFGLALGVAIIGTQLLVVAGLLDPQLIGYTPSAIPLLSIAIGSVMFGVGMAMVGTCGFGSLVRLGSGDLRSLVVILVLGGAAYATLRGVFAGFRITALESVALPMPDGIRADLASLLQRAFGYDLRNAIAAIAGVGLCAAALGDRRLRRAPRLLMAGIALGVLTVAGWFVTTWLADEFAGPLHPQSLTFVSTIGKALYAGVLDAVNFADFGVGTVFGVVAGSWLAARRADELRWEAFDDDHEMRRHLGGAVLMGIGGILTGGCTIGQGVTAGSVLALSWPLAVGGMMLGARLGIAVLVEGSPADLLHRGWISLRGWQHPSE; encoded by the coding sequence ATGCAGAACGCCTCTGCCTGGATGCTCGCCCTGGCCGGCTTCGGCATCGGGACGGCAGCCGGGTTTTTCGTCCGCCACGCGCGGCTGTGCTCGTTCGGCGCCATCGAAGACGCGTTGATGGGCGGCGACACCCGTCGGCTGCGGATCTTCGGGCTGGCGCTTGGCGTCGCGATCATCGGCACCCAGCTCCTGGTCGTCGCCGGCCTGCTCGACCCGCAACTGATCGGCTACACCCCGTCGGCGATTCCGCTGCTGTCGATCGCGATCGGCAGCGTGATGTTCGGGGTCGGCATGGCGATGGTCGGCACCTGCGGGTTCGGCTCCCTGGTGCGGCTCGGCTCTGGCGATCTGCGCAGCCTGGTGGTGATCCTGGTGCTGGGCGGCGCCGCCTATGCGACGCTGCGCGGCGTGTTCGCCGGCTTTCGCATCACCGCGCTGGAAAGCGTCGCGCTGCCGATGCCGGACGGCATCCGCGCCGACCTCGCCTCGCTGCTGCAACGCGCCTTCGGCTATGATCTGCGCAACGCCATCGCCGCCATCGCCGGCGTCGGGCTGTGCGCGGCGGCTTTGGGCGATCGACGCCTGCGGCGCGCGCCGCGGCTGCTGATGGCCGGCATCGCGCTCGGCGTGCTGACCGTGGCGGGCTGGTTCGTCACTACCTGGCTCGCCGACGAATTCGCCGGGCCGCTCCATCCGCAAAGCCTGACCTTCGTCTCGACCATCGGCAAGGCGCTCTATGCCGGCGTGCTCGACGCGGTGAATTTCGCCGATTTCGGCGTCGGCACCGTGTTCGGCGTCGTCGCCGGATCGTGGCTCGCGGCGCGGCGCGCCGACGAATTGCGCTGGGAGGCGTTCGACGACGACCACGAGATGCGGCGCCATCTCGGCGGCGCGGTGCTGATGGGCATCGGCGGCATCCTGACCGGCGGCTGCACCATCGGTCAGGGCGTCACCGCGGGGTCGGTGCTGGCGCTGTCATGGCCGCTGGCGGTCGGCGGCATGATGCTCGGCGCCCGCCTGGGAATCGCCGTGCTGGTCGAGGGCTCGCCCGCCGACCTGCTGCATCGCGGCTGGATCAGCCTGCGCGGCTGGCAACATCCGTCGGAGTGA
- a CDS encoding YeeE/YedE family protein, translated as MALPETSVLLGFAIGLAFGVVGLLSGFCLTSGLRDWWTQDDGRKIRSFAVALAVAIAGAQALAGFGLVDIGKSLYLLPSFSAPLIFAGGLLFGIGMVLANGCASRALVLLGKGNLRSLVVLVMIGIAAQMTLKGLLAPARLAVMQWTQMSPSAVSLPALLSALGIGEGAARIAVTLIISGALLVFALSDRGFRRSPGQLAAGIAIGLLVTAGWLATGWLGVDEFNPIPVTSLTFVSPIADSLQYVMLSTGLSLNFGIAVVAGVLTGSVATALLTGRFALEGYHSASHTARSVLGATLMGSGGAMAYGCSIGQGLTGLSTLAIPSFIAVAGILSGAALGIRGRVMMPALATS; from the coding sequence ATGGCGTTGCCCGAAACTTCGGTTCTGCTTGGATTTGCGATCGGCCTTGCGTTTGGCGTGGTCGGTCTGCTCAGCGGGTTCTGCCTGACCAGCGGTTTGCGTGACTGGTGGACCCAGGATGACGGCCGCAAGATCCGCAGCTTCGCGGTCGCGCTGGCGGTGGCGATCGCGGGCGCCCAGGCGCTGGCCGGGTTCGGCCTGGTCGATATCGGCAAGTCGCTGTATCTGCTGCCGTCGTTTTCGGCGCCGCTGATTTTCGCCGGCGGGCTGCTGTTCGGCATCGGCATGGTGCTGGCCAATGGCTGCGCCTCGCGGGCGCTGGTGCTGCTCGGCAAGGGCAATCTGCGCTCGCTGGTGGTGCTGGTGATGATCGGGATCGCCGCGCAGATGACGCTGAAGGGACTGCTGGCGCCGGCGCGGCTGGCGGTGATGCAATGGACCCAGATGTCGCCGTCCGCGGTGTCGCTGCCGGCCTTGTTGAGCGCGCTCGGGATCGGCGAAGGCGCTGCCCGCATCGCCGTGACGCTGATCATCAGCGGCGCGTTGCTTGTGTTCGCGCTGTCCGATCGCGGCTTTCGCCGTAGCCCTGGCCAGCTCGCGGCTGGTATAGCCATCGGCCTATTGGTCACCGCCGGCTGGCTCGCCACCGGCTGGCTCGGCGTCGACGAATTCAATCCGATCCCGGTGACCTCGCTGACCTTCGTCTCGCCGATCGCCGACAGCTTGCAATACGTCATGCTGTCGACCGGGCTGTCGCTGAATTTCGGCATCGCGGTGGTGGCCGGCGTGTTGACCGGCAGCGTCGCCACCGCGCTGCTGACCGGACGCTTCGCGCTCGAGGGTTACCATTCCGCCAGCCACACCGCGCGCTCGGTGCTCGGCGCTACGCTGATGGGCAGCGGCGGCGCGATGGCCTATGGCTGCTCGATCGGCCAGGGCCTCACCGGCCTGTCGACGCTGGCGATCCCGTCCTTCATCGCGGTGGCGGGAATCCTGAGCGGCGCCGCGCTGGGGATTCGCGGCCGCGTCATGATGCCGGCGCTGGCCACCAGCTAG
- a CDS encoding ABC transporter permease, with the protein MRILSLAGRRLAASIPTLLLILIGVFLLLQFAPGDTVDAMMAQMGGGDAATAKSLRQFYGLDLSVPAQLGQYLWRLVRLDLGYSAIYGKPVTTVILERLPPTILLMTASLSFAFFAGLVLGVIAARGVNKWPDTVISTVGLIFYATPSFWFGLMAIMVFSIYLQWLPAGGFEDIGAVQTGLWRTLDIAQHLVLPTLTLGLIFLAIYLRIMRASMLEVLNLDFVRTARAKGLDETRVVVRHVLRNALLPMVTLIGLQAGTMLGGSVVVESVFSLPGLGRLAYESVVQRDLNTLLGIVFVSALLVIAVNFFVDMLYARLDPRISAEG; encoded by the coding sequence ATGCGCATCCTGAGCCTTGCGGGGCGGCGGCTCGCCGCTTCGATCCCGACGCTGTTGCTGATCCTGATCGGCGTGTTTCTGCTGTTGCAGTTCGCGCCCGGCGACACCGTCGACGCGATGATGGCGCAGATGGGCGGCGGCGACGCCGCCACCGCCAAATCGCTGCGGCAATTCTACGGCCTCGACCTGTCGGTGCCGGCGCAGCTCGGCCAATATCTGTGGCGGCTGGTCCGGCTCGATCTCGGCTATTCGGCGATCTACGGCAAGCCGGTGACCACCGTAATCCTGGAGCGGCTGCCGCCGACCATCCTGCTGATGACCGCCTCGCTGTCGTTCGCGTTCTTCGCTGGCCTCGTGCTCGGCGTGATCGCCGCGCGCGGCGTCAACAAATGGCCCGACACGGTGATCTCCACCGTCGGGCTGATTTTTTACGCCACCCCGTCGTTCTGGTTCGGCCTGATGGCCATCATGGTGTTTTCGATCTATCTGCAATGGCTGCCGGCCGGCGGCTTCGAAGATATCGGCGCGGTGCAGACCGGATTGTGGCGCACGCTCGACATCGCCCAGCACCTGGTGCTGCCGACCCTGACGCTGGGGCTGATCTTTCTGGCGATCTATCTGCGGATCATGCGCGCCTCGATGCTCGAGGTGCTGAATCTGGATTTCGTCCGCACCGCGCGCGCCAAGGGTCTCGACGAGACCCGCGTGGTGGTGCGCCACGTGCTGCGCAACGCGCTGCTGCCGATGGTGACGCTGATCGGGCTGCAGGCCGGCACCATGCTGGGCGGCTCGGTGGTGGTGGAAAGCGTGTTCTCGCTGCCGGGGCTGGGACGGCTGGCCTATGAATCGGTGGTGCAGCGCGACCTCAACACATTGCTGGGCATCGTGTTCGTCTCGGCGCTTTTGGTGATCGCGGTGAATTTCTTCGTCGACATGCTCTATGCCCGGCTCGATCCGCGCATCAGCGCGGAAGGCTGA
- a CDS encoding ABC transporter permease, whose protein sequence is MSAIRRYFRSPAAVIGLLLLLVVIGMAISAGYFYPRDPLALAGRPLIWPFSNPRFLLGTDNSGRDIAAQIFHGARISLLIGGAATAIAIVIGIMIGAFAGYYGGWIDNVLMRITEAFQTLPNFVLLLVLVAVFGSTLTTVTVAVGVVSWPAPARLTRAEFLTLRNREFVQAGRTLGMKDLQLILGEILPNALPPVIVYASVVMAVAILLESALAFLHLSDPNVASWGNLIGLGRDVLRVEWYVSAIPGLAILFTVLAVSLVGQGLNDALNPRLKAR, encoded by the coding sequence ATGAGCGCCATTCGCCGTTATTTCCGCAGCCCCGCCGCCGTGATCGGCCTGTTGCTGCTGCTCGTCGTGATCGGCATGGCGATCAGCGCCGGCTATTTCTATCCGCGCGATCCGCTGGCGCTGGCCGGCCGGCCGCTGATCTGGCCGTTCTCCAATCCGCGCTTTCTGCTCGGCACCGACAATTCCGGCCGCGACATCGCCGCGCAAATCTTCCATGGCGCGCGGATCTCGCTGCTGATCGGCGGTGCCGCCACCGCGATCGCGATCGTGATCGGCATCATGATCGGCGCCTTCGCCGGCTATTATGGCGGCTGGATCGACAATGTGCTGATGCGCATCACCGAGGCGTTCCAGACCCTGCCGAACTTCGTGCTGCTGCTGGTGCTGGTCGCGGTGTTCGGCTCGACCCTGACCACCGTCACCGTCGCGGTCGGCGTAGTGTCGTGGCCGGCGCCGGCGCGGCTGACCCGCGCCGAATTCCTCACTTTGCGCAATCGTGAATTCGTCCAGGCCGGGCGCACGCTGGGCATGAAGGATCTGCAACTGATCCTCGGCGAGATCCTGCCCAACGCGCTGCCGCCGGTGATCGTCTATGCCAGCGTGGTGATGGCGGTGGCGATCCTGCTGGAAAGCGCGCTGGCGTTCTTGCATCTGTCCGATCCCAACGTCGCCTCCTGGGGCAATCTGATCGGGCTCGGCCGCGACGTGCTGCGGGTGGAGTGGTACGTCTCGGCGATTCCGGGGCTGGCGATCCTGTTCACCGTGCTGGCGGTGTCGCTGGTCGGACAGGGCCTCAACGACGCGCTGAACCCAAGATTGAAAGCGCGATGA
- the ccoG gene encoding cytochrome c oxidase accessory protein CcoG → MTETHIEGPLYAPRMKVYPQAVHGRFRRIKWTLLAITLSIYYLLPFVRWDRGPGLPNQAVLVDLPHRRFYFFFIELWPQEVYYFTGLLILAALVLFLMNALAGRIWCGYLCPQTVWTDLFYAIERWVEGDRRERIRSDKQGLSFTRLRQLVTKHTLWLLIAWWTGGAWVLYFSDAPTLVKDLLTFQAPMVAYIWIGILTATTYTFAGHAREQICIYMCPWPRIQAALTDEWALNVTYRVDRGEPRMSVKKAEQLRQHDQAAGDCIDCHQCINVCPTGVDIREGIQLGCIQCGLCIDACDAVMRQVDRPTGLIAYDTDINAGRRLAGKPPLYRPIRARTLLYGGLIALVGAIMIYALATRSSLDINVLHERNPLFVALSDGGVRNDYTLRILNKGADRAFEIGVVGLPGARLHAIGIPPRASDRLTIEVGQDQTREVRISLQVPGNMVPTAPTSITIQAKDLATGQIASTKDNFVPPASGGNP, encoded by the coding sequence ATGACAGAAACACATATCGAGGGGCCGCTCTACGCCCCTCGCATGAAAGTCTATCCGCAGGCCGTCCATGGCCGGTTCCGGCGGATCAAATGGACGCTGCTGGCGATCACGCTGTCGATCTACTACCTGCTGCCGTTCGTGCGCTGGGATCGCGGGCCGGGATTGCCGAACCAGGCGGTGCTGGTCGATCTGCCGCATCGCCGGTTCTACTTCTTCTTCATCGAGCTGTGGCCGCAGGAAGTCTATTACTTCACCGGCCTGTTGATCCTGGCGGCGCTGGTGCTGTTCCTGATGAACGCGCTGGCCGGGCGGATCTGGTGCGGCTATCTGTGTCCGCAGACGGTGTGGACAGATCTGTTCTACGCGATCGAACGCTGGGTCGAGGGCGACCGCCGCGAGCGCATCCGCAGCGACAAGCAGGGCCTCAGCTTCACCCGCCTGCGCCAGCTCGTCACCAAGCACACGCTGTGGCTGCTGATCGCCTGGTGGACCGGCGGCGCCTGGGTGCTGTATTTCTCCGACGCGCCGACCCTGGTCAAGGACCTGCTCACCTTCCAGGCGCCGATGGTCGCCTATATCTGGATCGGCATCCTGACTGCCACCACCTACACTTTCGCCGGCCATGCCCGCGAGCAGATCTGCATCTATATGTGTCCGTGGCCGCGGATCCAGGCGGCACTGACCGACGAATGGGCGCTCAACGTCACCTATCGGGTCGACCGCGGCGAGCCGCGGATGTCGGTCAAGAAGGCCGAGCAGCTGCGCCAGCACGACCAGGCCGCGGGCGATTGCATCGATTGTCACCAGTGCATCAATGTCTGCCCCACCGGCGTCGATATCCGCGAGGGCATCCAGCTCGGCTGCATCCAGTGCGGGCTGTGCATCGACGCCTGCGACGCCGTGATGCGCCAGGTCGACCGCCCGACCGGGCTGATCGCCTACGATACCGATATCAATGCCGGGCGCCGGCTGGCGGGCAAGCCGCCGCTGTATCGCCCGATCCGGGCGCGCACGCTGCTCTATGGCGGGCTGATCGCGCTGGTCGGCGCCATCATGATCTACGCGCTGGCAACGCGCAGCTCGCTGGACATCAACGTGCTGCACGAGCGCAATCCGCTGTTCGTCGCCCTGTCCGACGGCGGCGTTCGCAACGACTACACCTTGCGCATCCTCAACAAGGGCGCCGACCGCGCCTTCGAGATCGGAGTGGTTGGTCTTCCCGGCGCGCGCCTGCATGCCATCGGCATCCCGCCGCGCGCATCGGACCGGCTGACGATCGAGGTCGGACAGGATCAGACCCGCGAGGTTCGGATTTCGCTGCAGGTGCCGGGCAACATGGTGCCGACGGCGCCGACCAGCATCACGATCCAGGCCAAGGATCTGGCAACGGGGCAGATCGCCAGCACGAAAGACAACTTCGTGCCGCCGGCATCCGGCGGCAACCCATGA
- a CDS encoding DsrE family protein, with product MSAIAGALLLAVTSVPGVAADAKLHRVAIQVDQNDPAVMNLALNNASNIMEQYKSSGEEVQVEIVTYGPGLHMLRADTSPVKDRIKQIAEGSFPSSIKFSACGNTKAGMEKHEGKPVSIIPEANVVPSGAVRLMELQEQGWSYLRP from the coding sequence ATGAGCGCGATTGCGGGTGCGTTGCTGCTGGCGGTGACCAGCGTGCCGGGTGTGGCGGCCGACGCCAAGCTGCATCGGGTCGCGATCCAGGTCGACCAGAACGATCCGGCGGTGATGAATCTGGCGCTGAACAACGCCAGCAACATCATGGAGCAGTACAAATCCTCCGGCGAAGAGGTTCAGGTCGAGATCGTGACCTATGGGCCCGGCCTGCACATGCTGCGCGCCGACACCTCGCCGGTGAAGGACCGCATCAAGCAGATCGCCGAAGGCAGCTTTCCGTCCAGCATCAAGTTCTCGGCCTGCGGCAACACCAAAGCGGGCATGGAGAAGCACGAAGGCAAGCCGGTCAGCATCATCCCCGAAGCCAATGTGGTGCCGTCCGGCGCGGTCCGCTTGATGGAGCTGCAGGAACAGGGCTGGAGCTATCTGCGGCCGTAA
- a CDS encoding ABC transporter ATP-binding protein has translation MTNATPTDAPILTIDQLSVRLPAGADRSHAVSGASLSVAANEILCVVGESGSGKSIMANAVMRLLPGGVTIDGGRVMFEGRDLASASTAQMRKVRGAGIAMVFQEPMTALNPLRSIGDQIGEMFSIHTDLSKKEIRARVLALLEDVRIPDPKAAAQAYPHELSGGQRQRAMIAMALALDPRLLIADEPTTALDVTTQAQILTLIRELQTRKKTAVLFITHDFGVVAEIADRVAVMQHGVIVELGTTQEVLHNPQHPYTRELIAAVPPLTAPPPRALSGEMILTIDNVSKTYRTGGFLGRGARITEAVKSVSLNLPRGATLGIVGESGSGKSTLARCIIRLIDPDCGSILLDGDDWAKMPKEAVRRQTRHMQMVFQDPFGSLNPRRKAEELVAQGPIIHGTPREQALAEARELFALVGLDPAAGDRFPHEFSGGQRQRIGLARALALHPDVLVADEAVSALDVSVQAQVLRLLADLRERLGLSIIFITHDLRVAAQICDLVAVMRNGEVVEHGLAGEVFGNPQHDYTKALLASIPGGDFAREHNVPQPVA, from the coding sequence ATGACAAACGCCACGCCCACCGACGCCCCGATCCTCACCATCGATCAGCTCAGCGTGCGGCTGCCCGCCGGCGCCGACCGCAGCCATGCGGTGTCGGGCGCCTCGCTGAGCGTCGCCGCCAATGAAATCCTCTGCGTGGTCGGCGAATCCGGCTCCGGCAAGTCGATCATGGCCAATGCGGTAATGCGGCTGTTGCCCGGCGGCGTCACCATCGACGGCGGACGGGTGATGTTCGAGGGCCGCGATCTGGCATCGGCCAGCACCGCGCAGATGCGCAAGGTGCGCGGCGCCGGCATCGCCATGGTGTTCCAGGAGCCGATGACCGCGCTCAATCCGCTGCGCAGCATCGGCGACCAGATCGGCGAGATGTTCTCGATCCACACCGATCTGTCGAAGAAGGAGATCCGCGCCCGCGTGCTGGCGCTGCTCGAGGATGTCCGGATTCCCGATCCGAAGGCGGCGGCGCAAGCCTATCCGCACGAATTGTCCGGCGGTCAGCGCCAGCGCGCGATGATCGCGATGGCGCTGGCGCTCGATCCGCGATTGCTGATCGCCGACGAGCCGACCACCGCGCTCGACGTCACCACCCAGGCGCAGATCCTGACCCTGATCCGCGAATTGCAGACCCGCAAGAAGACCGCGGTGCTGTTCATCACCCATGATTTCGGCGTGGTCGCGGAAATCGCCGACCGCGTCGCGGTGATGCAGCACGGCGTCATCGTCGAGCTCGGCACCACCCAGGAGGTGCTGCACAATCCGCAGCATCCCTATACGCGCGAGCTGATCGCCGCGGTGCCGCCGCTGACCGCGCCGCCGCCGCGCGCGCTCTCCGGCGAGATGATCCTGACCATCGACAATGTGTCGAAGACCTACCGCACCGGCGGCTTTCTCGGCCGCGGCGCCCGGATCACCGAGGCGGTCAAGTCGGTGTCGCTGAATCTGCCGAGGGGCGCCACGCTGGGCATTGTCGGCGAATCCGGCTCCGGCAAATCGACGCTGGCGCGCTGCATCATCCGGCTGATAGATCCCGACTGCGGATCGATCCTGCTCGACGGCGACGACTGGGCCAAAATGCCGAAGGAAGCCGTGCGCCGCCAGACCCGGCACATGCAGATGGTGTTTCAGGACCCGTTCGGCTCGCTCAATCCGCGCCGCAAGGCCGAGGAGCTGGTGGCGCAGGGCCCGATCATCCACGGCACGCCGCGCGAGCAGGCGCTGGCCGAGGCCCGCGAATTATTCGCGCTGGTCGGGCTCGACCCGGCGGCCGGCGACCGCTTTCCGCATGAATTCTCCGGCGGCCAACGCCAGCGTATCGGCCTGGCGCGGGCGCTGGCGCTGCATCCCGACGTGCTGGTCGCCGACGAGGCGGTCTCGGCGCTCGACGTCTCGGTGCAGGCGCAGGTGTTGCGGCTGCTCGCCGATTTGCGCGAGCGGCTCGGCCTGTCGATCATCTTCATCACCCACGATTTGCGCGTCGCGGCGCAGATCTGCGACCTGGTCGCGGTGATGCGCAATGGCGAGGTGGTCGAGCATGGCCTCGCTGGCGAAGTGTTCGGCAATCCGCAGCATGATTACACCAAGGCGCTATTGGCCTCGATCCCCGGCGGCGATTTCGCCCGCGAGCACAACGTGCCGCAGCCGGTGGCGTGA